A section of the Tachysurus fulvidraco isolate hzauxx_2018 chromosome 7, HZAU_PFXX_2.0, whole genome shotgun sequence genome encodes:
- the uba6 gene encoding ubiquitin-like modifier-activating enzyme 6 isoform X2, with the protein MADPMEIDDSLYSRQRYVLGDSAMKQMAQSSVFLSGMGALGLEIAKNIVLAGVKTVTLHDSQQCDVWDLGTNFFIREEDIQSGKKRVEAIHTRVAELNPYVQVSVSSLPLNDTTDLSFLLKYQCVVLTETSLSLQKRVNSFCHSQQPPIKFISGDVLGICSRVFCDFGESFEVLDPTGEEPKELFIQNISQENPGVVTCLDSRAHGLQTGQSVCFREIVGMTELNGTTHQITVISPYSFTISDTSSFQPYLHGGILRTVKTPKILSFETMEQQLHNPQLLIPDFSKPEAPLQIHATMIALDVFKEQHNRLPIIGCWQDSDLLLKITEEVNGTLKNKASVNPSLVRCESRCARGCLAPLAAAVGGFASQEVLKALTGKFMPLQQWFYLDVLEVVQPLQSLPAEEFTPRGDRYDALRACIGESFCLELHKLRVFMVGCGAIGCEMLKNFALLGVGLTRCSGEVFITDPDLIEKSNLNRQFLFRPRHIQKPKSTTAAAVTLQINPELQVDAHLHKVCPATEDKFNDAFYSRLNLVITALDNVEARRYVDSRSVSNQKALLDSGTMGTKGHTEVIVPNLTESYNSHRDPPEEEIPFCTLKSFPAVIEHTIQWARDKFESAFSHKPSMYNMFWQNYVSTFDVLKRLKAGESMDGVFQVIKVLSCRPTHWEHCLALARLKFDKYFKRKALQLLHSFPLDTRLKDGTLFWQSPKRPPSPIEFDLKDLLHLKFVVSTARLFAGIYNVPCSEKNLSYEAVACFLAEVEIPEYKPAEKHIETDETVKKPDHLKLSVSSEEEREAISQLEAATSSGFTPESMRMTPLLFEKDDDSNGHMDFVESASALRARMYSIEAADRLQTKRIAGKIIPAIATATAAVAGLVALELIKVTGGYGFESFKNCFFNLAIPVMVLTETARVRRTQIRDDISFSIWDRWSITGHVDFTLSEFISAVKEKYGIEPTMVVHGVKMLYVPIMPGHSKRLKLTMQKLMKPSADRKYVDLTVSFAPETDGGEDLPGPPVRYYFRHESGEKA; encoded by the exons ATGGCAGACCCGATGGAGATAGACGATTCATTGTACAG tcgaCAGCGGTATGTCCTGGGAGACAGTGCCATGAAGCAGATGGCTCAGTCGTCTGTGTTCCTGAGTGGAATGGGGGCTCTGGGTTTGGAAATCG CCAAGAACATCGTCCTTGCCGGAGTGAAG ACAGTCACGTTGCATGACAGTCAGCAGTGTGACGTCTGGGATCTGGGCACTAACTTCTTTATCCGAGAGGAGGACATTCAGAGCGGGAAGAAAAG ggtggAGGCCATACACACCCGGGTTGCTGAGTTAAACCCTTATGTGCAGGTCAGTGTATCCAGTTTGCCCCTGAATGACACGACTGATCTCAGCTTCCTGCTTAAGTACCAG TGCGTTGTGCTAACAGAGACAAGTCTGAGCTTGCAGAAGAGGGTCAACAGTTTTTGTCACTCTCAACAGCCTCCGATTAAG TTTATTAGTGGTGACGTTTTGGGGATCTGCTCGCGAGTGTTCTGTGATTTCGGGGAGAGCTTTGAGGTGTTGGACCCGACAGGGGAGGAGCCTAAAGAGCTTTTCATTCAGAATATCAGCCAG GAGAACCCTGGTGTGGTGACGTGCTTGGACAGCCGCGCGCACGGCCTCCAGACAGGACAGAGCGTGTGTTTCCGAGAGATCGTCGGCATGACCGAACTCAATGGCACCACACACCAAATTACAG ttatctCTCCATACAGCTTCACGATCAGCGACACATCATCCTTCCAGCCATATCTCCACGGTGGAATCTTACGGACGGTCAAAACCCCCAAAATACTCAGCTTC gagacgATGGAGCAACAGTTACACAACCCACAGCTTCTTATTCCAGACTTCAGTAAACCCGAG GCACCACTGCAGATCCACGCCACTATGATAGCTCTGGACGTCTTTAAGGAACAACACAACAGGCTGCCGATTATAGG CTGTTGGCAGGATTCGGATCTCTTGCTAAAGATTACCGAGGAGGTCAACGGGACTCTTAAAAACAAA GCGAGCGTGAACCCGTCTTTAGTGAGGTGCGAGTCACGTTGTGCGAGAGGTTGCCTCGCTCCCCTGGCAGCTGCAGTGGGAGGCTTTGCCAGTCAGGAAGTGCTGAAGGCTCTTACCGGAAAGTTCATGCCGCTCCAACAGTGG TTTTATCTGGACGTCTTAGAAGTGGTCCAACCCCTCCAGTCACTTCCTGCAGAGGAGTTCACACCCAG GGGCGATCGATACGATGCTCTGAGGGCTTGTATTGGTGAATCGTTTTGTCTGGAGTTGCACAAGCTGCGAGTCTTTATG GTGGGCTGTGGTGCTATAGGCTGTGAGATGCTGAAGAATTTTGCACTGCTCGGCGTGGGGTTGACCAGATGCTCAGGGGAG GTTTTCATCACCGATCCAGATCTTATAGAGAAGTCCAACCTCAACCGCCAGTTTCTTTTTAGACCTCGCCATATACAG AAGCCGAAAAGCACTACGGCAGCCGCAGTTACGTTACAGATAAATCCTGAGCTGCAAGTCGACGCTCACCTGCACAAGGTGTGTCCGGCCACAGAGGACAAATTCAACGACGCTTTCTACTCACGTCTCAATCTGGTCATCACCGCACTGGATAACGTGGAGGCTCGGAGATACGTGGACAG CCGATCCGTGTCCAATCAGAAGGCGTTACTCGACTCCGGGACTATGGGGACGAAAGGTCACACAGAGGTCATTGTGCCAAACCTGACAGAGTCCTATAACAgccat agAGATCCACCAGAGGAGGAGATACCGTTCTGCACTCTAAAGTCTTTCCCTGCTGTGATCGAGCATACCATACAATGGGCCAGGGACaag TTTGAAAGCGCCTTCTCTCACAAGCCCTCCATGTACAACATGTTCTGGCAGAACTACGTGTCCACTTTCGATGTATTGAAG AGGTTGAAAGCTGGCGAGAGCATGGACGGCGTGTTTCAGGTCATTAAGGTGTTGAGTTGCCGGCCCACGCACTGGGAGCACTGCCTGGCTCTCGCTCGCCTCAAATTTGACAAATACTTCAAGAGGAAG GCGCTACAACTACTGCACTCGTTTCCACTGGATACACGACTAAAAGACGGCA CTCTGTTCTGGCAGTCTCCCAAACGCCCTCCGTCCCCTATCGAGTTCGATCTCAAAGACCTGCT GCACTTGAAGTTCGTGGTCAGCACGGCTCGGCTTTTCGCAGGAATTTATAACGTTCCCTGTTCAGAAAAG AACCTGAGTTACGAGGCCGTGGCATGCTTCTTGGCTGAAGTCGAGATTCCAGAGTACAAGCCGGCAGAGAAG catatAGAAACGGATGAAACGGTTAAAAAGCCTGATCATTTGAAGCTGTCGGTAAGCAGCGAGGAGGAACGCGAAGCCATATCACAGCTAGAGGCGGCCACCTCATCTGGTTTTACACCAG AGAGCATGCGTATGACGCCGTTGCTTTTTGAGAAAGACGATGACTCGAACGGTCATATGGATTTCGTGGAGTCGGCGTCAGCTCTGAGGGCCCGCATGTACTCAATTGAAGCTGCCGATCGCCTTCAGACCAAACGAATCGCCGGAAAAATCATCCCCGCGATTGCCACGGCTACCGCTGCCGTCGCCGGCTTG GTGGCGCTGGAGCTGATCAAAGTCACAGGGGGTTACGGCTTCGAATCGTTTAAGAACTGCTTCTTCAACCTGGCCATCCCCGTCATGGTCCTAACAGAGACAGCTCGGGTCAGAAGGACGCAGatcag AGATGACATCTCCTTCTCCATCTGGGATCGCTGGTCCATCACAGGTCATGTGGACTTCACCCTGTCTGAGTTCATCAGTGCTGTAAAG GAGAAGTACGGTATCGAGCCCACCATGGTGGTCCACGGAGTGAAGATGCTCTACGTACCCATCATGCCTGGACACAGCAAGAGACTCAAACTGAC TATGCAGAAACTGATGAAGCCTTCGGCAGACAGGAAGTACGTCGATCTCACAGTGTCTTTTGCACCAGAGACGGACGGGGGCGAGGATCTGCCCGGCCCTCCTGTCCGCTATTACTTTAGACACGAGAGTGGGGAGAaggcctga
- the uba6 gene encoding ubiquitin-like modifier-activating enzyme 6 isoform X1, which yields MADPMEIDDSLYSRQRYVLGDSAMKQMAQSSVFLSGMGALGLEIAKNIVLAGVKTVTLHDSQQCDVWDLGTNFFIREEDIQSGKKRVEAIHTRVAELNPYVQVSVSSLPLNDTTDLSFLLKYQCVVLTETSLSLQKRVNSFCHSQQPPIKFISGDVLGICSRVFCDFGESFEVLDPTGEEPKELFIQNISQENPGVVTCLDSRAHGLQTGQSVCFREIVGMTELNGTTHQITVISPYSFTISDTSSFQPYLHGGILRTVKTPKILSFETMEQQLHNPQLLIPDFSKPEAPLQIHATMIALDVFKEQHNRLPIIGCWQDSDLLLKITEEVNGTLKNKASVNPSLVRCESRCARGCLAPLAAAVGGFASQEVLKALTGKFMPLQQWFYLDVLEVVQPLQSLPAEEFTPRGDRYDALRACIGESFCLELHKLRVFMVGCGAIGCEMLKNFALLGVGLTRCSGEVFITDPDLIEKSNLNRQFLFRPRHIQKPKSTTAAAVTLQINPELQVDAHLHKVCPATEDKFNDAFYSRLNLVITALDNVEARRYVDSRSVSNQKALLDSGTMGTKGHTEVIVPNLTESYNSHRDPPEEEIPFCTLKSFPAVIEHTIQWARDKFESAFSHKPSMYNMFWQNYVSTFDVLKRLKAGESMDGVFQVIKVLSCRPTHWEHCLALARLKFDKYFKRKALQLLHSFPLDTRLKDGTLFWQSPKRPPSPIEFDLKDLLHLKFVVSTARLFAGIYNVPCSEKNLSYEAVACFLAEVEIPEYKPAEKVAARTSYLLITFMQPSGASQDDHIETDETVKKPDHLKLSVSSEEEREAISQLEAATSSGFTPESMRMTPLLFEKDDDSNGHMDFVESASALRARMYSIEAADRLQTKRIAGKIIPAIATATAAVAGLVALELIKVTGGYGFESFKNCFFNLAIPVMVLTETARVRRTQIRDDISFSIWDRWSITGHVDFTLSEFISAVKEKYGIEPTMVVHGVKMLYVPIMPGHSKRLKLTMQKLMKPSADRKYVDLTVSFAPETDGGEDLPGPPVRYYFRHESGEKA from the exons ATGGCAGACCCGATGGAGATAGACGATTCATTGTACAG tcgaCAGCGGTATGTCCTGGGAGACAGTGCCATGAAGCAGATGGCTCAGTCGTCTGTGTTCCTGAGTGGAATGGGGGCTCTGGGTTTGGAAATCG CCAAGAACATCGTCCTTGCCGGAGTGAAG ACAGTCACGTTGCATGACAGTCAGCAGTGTGACGTCTGGGATCTGGGCACTAACTTCTTTATCCGAGAGGAGGACATTCAGAGCGGGAAGAAAAG ggtggAGGCCATACACACCCGGGTTGCTGAGTTAAACCCTTATGTGCAGGTCAGTGTATCCAGTTTGCCCCTGAATGACACGACTGATCTCAGCTTCCTGCTTAAGTACCAG TGCGTTGTGCTAACAGAGACAAGTCTGAGCTTGCAGAAGAGGGTCAACAGTTTTTGTCACTCTCAACAGCCTCCGATTAAG TTTATTAGTGGTGACGTTTTGGGGATCTGCTCGCGAGTGTTCTGTGATTTCGGGGAGAGCTTTGAGGTGTTGGACCCGACAGGGGAGGAGCCTAAAGAGCTTTTCATTCAGAATATCAGCCAG GAGAACCCTGGTGTGGTGACGTGCTTGGACAGCCGCGCGCACGGCCTCCAGACAGGACAGAGCGTGTGTTTCCGAGAGATCGTCGGCATGACCGAACTCAATGGCACCACACACCAAATTACAG ttatctCTCCATACAGCTTCACGATCAGCGACACATCATCCTTCCAGCCATATCTCCACGGTGGAATCTTACGGACGGTCAAAACCCCCAAAATACTCAGCTTC gagacgATGGAGCAACAGTTACACAACCCACAGCTTCTTATTCCAGACTTCAGTAAACCCGAG GCACCACTGCAGATCCACGCCACTATGATAGCTCTGGACGTCTTTAAGGAACAACACAACAGGCTGCCGATTATAGG CTGTTGGCAGGATTCGGATCTCTTGCTAAAGATTACCGAGGAGGTCAACGGGACTCTTAAAAACAAA GCGAGCGTGAACCCGTCTTTAGTGAGGTGCGAGTCACGTTGTGCGAGAGGTTGCCTCGCTCCCCTGGCAGCTGCAGTGGGAGGCTTTGCCAGTCAGGAAGTGCTGAAGGCTCTTACCGGAAAGTTCATGCCGCTCCAACAGTGG TTTTATCTGGACGTCTTAGAAGTGGTCCAACCCCTCCAGTCACTTCCTGCAGAGGAGTTCACACCCAG GGGCGATCGATACGATGCTCTGAGGGCTTGTATTGGTGAATCGTTTTGTCTGGAGTTGCACAAGCTGCGAGTCTTTATG GTGGGCTGTGGTGCTATAGGCTGTGAGATGCTGAAGAATTTTGCACTGCTCGGCGTGGGGTTGACCAGATGCTCAGGGGAG GTTTTCATCACCGATCCAGATCTTATAGAGAAGTCCAACCTCAACCGCCAGTTTCTTTTTAGACCTCGCCATATACAG AAGCCGAAAAGCACTACGGCAGCCGCAGTTACGTTACAGATAAATCCTGAGCTGCAAGTCGACGCTCACCTGCACAAGGTGTGTCCGGCCACAGAGGACAAATTCAACGACGCTTTCTACTCACGTCTCAATCTGGTCATCACCGCACTGGATAACGTGGAGGCTCGGAGATACGTGGACAG CCGATCCGTGTCCAATCAGAAGGCGTTACTCGACTCCGGGACTATGGGGACGAAAGGTCACACAGAGGTCATTGTGCCAAACCTGACAGAGTCCTATAACAgccat agAGATCCACCAGAGGAGGAGATACCGTTCTGCACTCTAAAGTCTTTCCCTGCTGTGATCGAGCATACCATACAATGGGCCAGGGACaag TTTGAAAGCGCCTTCTCTCACAAGCCCTCCATGTACAACATGTTCTGGCAGAACTACGTGTCCACTTTCGATGTATTGAAG AGGTTGAAAGCTGGCGAGAGCATGGACGGCGTGTTTCAGGTCATTAAGGTGTTGAGTTGCCGGCCCACGCACTGGGAGCACTGCCTGGCTCTCGCTCGCCTCAAATTTGACAAATACTTCAAGAGGAAG GCGCTACAACTACTGCACTCGTTTCCACTGGATACACGACTAAAAGACGGCA CTCTGTTCTGGCAGTCTCCCAAACGCCCTCCGTCCCCTATCGAGTTCGATCTCAAAGACCTGCT GCACTTGAAGTTCGTGGTCAGCACGGCTCGGCTTTTCGCAGGAATTTATAACGTTCCCTGTTCAGAAAAG AACCTGAGTTACGAGGCCGTGGCATGCTTCTTGGCTGAAGTCGAGATTCCAGAGTACAAGCCGGCAGAGAAGGTAGCCGCTCGTACCTCGTACCTTCTAATTACCTTTATGCAGCCATCAGGTGCTTCTCAGGATGAC catatAGAAACGGATGAAACGGTTAAAAAGCCTGATCATTTGAAGCTGTCGGTAAGCAGCGAGGAGGAACGCGAAGCCATATCACAGCTAGAGGCGGCCACCTCATCTGGTTTTACACCAG AGAGCATGCGTATGACGCCGTTGCTTTTTGAGAAAGACGATGACTCGAACGGTCATATGGATTTCGTGGAGTCGGCGTCAGCTCTGAGGGCCCGCATGTACTCAATTGAAGCTGCCGATCGCCTTCAGACCAAACGAATCGCCGGAAAAATCATCCCCGCGATTGCCACGGCTACCGCTGCCGTCGCCGGCTTG GTGGCGCTGGAGCTGATCAAAGTCACAGGGGGTTACGGCTTCGAATCGTTTAAGAACTGCTTCTTCAACCTGGCCATCCCCGTCATGGTCCTAACAGAGACAGCTCGGGTCAGAAGGACGCAGatcag AGATGACATCTCCTTCTCCATCTGGGATCGCTGGTCCATCACAGGTCATGTGGACTTCACCCTGTCTGAGTTCATCAGTGCTGTAAAG GAGAAGTACGGTATCGAGCCCACCATGGTGGTCCACGGAGTGAAGATGCTCTACGTACCCATCATGCCTGGACACAGCAAGAGACTCAAACTGAC TATGCAGAAACTGATGAAGCCTTCGGCAGACAGGAAGTACGTCGATCTCACAGTGTCTTTTGCACCAGAGACGGACGGGGGCGAGGATCTGCCCGGCCCTCCTGTCCGCTATTACTTTAGACACGAGAGTGGGGAGAaggcctga